One window of the Chryseobacterium camelliae genome contains the following:
- a CDS encoding class I SAM-dependent methyltransferase, which produces MKKLTRLLLNKIPRPMLIKMSIWARPIIYRLFQGNEFYDPIDGRSYRKFLPYGYGKQRENALSPGTLSLERHRQMWLYLQNETDFFIRNHKVLHIAPEQEFLRKFKRMRNLNYISADLYSPIVDVKADILDLPFEDNSFDIIFCNHVLEHIQDDAKAMSELYRVMRPGGWGIFQVPMKNTLEKTYEDFTITDPKERQKHFGQYDHVRWYGMDYFDRLRKAGFKTEPNYYSQKFSAEEIRKYGLRHSEILPVVYKNKTSSY; this is translated from the coding sequence ATGAAAAAGTTAACCAGGCTACTGCTGAATAAAATTCCCCGACCGATGCTGATCAAAATGAGCATCTGGGCAAGGCCGATCATTTACCGCCTTTTCCAGGGAAATGAATTTTATGATCCTATTGATGGTAGGTCCTACCGGAAATTCCTGCCTTACGGATATGGAAAGCAAAGGGAAAACGCCCTTTCTCCCGGTACCCTGAGCCTGGAAAGGCACCGGCAGATGTGGCTGTACCTTCAGAATGAAACAGATTTTTTCATCAGAAACCATAAAGTACTCCATATTGCGCCTGAACAGGAATTTCTCAGGAAATTCAAAAGGATGCGTAACCTGAACTATATTTCGGCAGACCTGTATTCGCCGATCGTGGATGTAAAAGCAGATATCCTGGATCTTCCTTTTGAAGATAACAGCTTTGATATCATTTTCTGCAATCATGTACTGGAACACATTCAGGATGATGCAAAAGCCATGAGTGAACTGTACCGTGTGATGCGTCCCGGCGGATGGGGGATTTTTCAGGTTCCGATGAAGAATACTCTGGAAAAAACCTATGAGGATTTCACCATTACGGATCCTAAGGAACGGCAGAAGCATTTCGGGCAGTATGACCATGTCCGCTGGTACGGGATGGACTATTTCGACCGGCTCAGGAAAGCAGGATTCAAAACAGAACCCAATTATTACTCCCAGAAATTCTCAGCAGAGGAAATCAGGAAATATGGATTGAGGCATAGCGAAATCCTTCCTGTAGTATATAAAAATAAAACGTCTTCTTACTGA
- a CDS encoding T9SS type A sorting domain-containing protein, translated as MKKALFLMMIGVLSQAQTPDLTSASWYISNITVNGQSTNTPAMDVGVGASSFSANGSGNNYIFNSRYFNSAPASITFIPGTNTFSKNGSGCTLAYYMGTNQVAVNSYDQKNCDMFENTPAGTVYSYQVIQYGSGKMLTITAPSGNTISYNSFTLGTTDIKTQNKIFRAYPNPVKESLTIEGIQKNLNVRIYDASGKLVSESKSAGERIQLETGYLQKGQYIITIDAYMPYTFIRE; from the coding sequence ATGAAAAAAGCTTTATTTTTGATGATGATAGGCGTATTATCCCAAGCCCAGACTCCTGATCTTACCTCTGCCAGCTGGTACATTTCCAATATTACTGTGAACGGACAATCCACCAATACTCCGGCCATGGATGTAGGCGTGGGAGCATCTTCCTTTTCGGCTAACGGCAGCGGGAATAATTACATCTTTAATTCCAGGTATTTCAATTCGGCACCGGCATCCATTACTTTTATCCCCGGGACCAATACCTTTTCCAAAAACGGTTCAGGCTGCACACTGGCATATTATATGGGAACTAACCAGGTGGCTGTGAACAGTTATGACCAGAAAAATTGTGATATGTTCGAAAATACTCCTGCCGGAACCGTTTATTCTTATCAGGTTATACAGTACGGAAGCGGGAAAATGCTGACTATAACAGCTCCGTCAGGAAATACAATTTCCTACAATAGCTTTACCCTTGGAACAACGGACATCAAAACTCAGAACAAAATATTCAGAGCCTACCCTAATCCGGTAAAAGAGAGTCTGACGATAGAAGGCATTCAAAAGAATCTTAATGTTAGGATTTATGATGCTTCGGGGAAACTGGTTTCTGAATCCAAAAGTGCCGGTGAAAGGATACAGCTTGAGACCGGATACCTTCAGAAGGGACAATATATCATAACAATAGATGCTTATATGCCGTATACTTTTATCAGGGAATAA
- a CDS encoding DMT family transporter produces the protein MNWLILVIAGLFEVAFASCLAKVKETSGSEMYCWFAGFLISLTISMLLLIKATQTLPIGTAYAVWTGIGAVGTVLMGIFFFKDPVSFWRIFFIITLIGSVIGLKAVSN, from the coding sequence ATGAACTGGTTGATTTTAGTCATTGCCGGATTGTTTGAAGTGGCTTTTGCTTCATGCCTGGCCAAAGTAAAGGAAACTTCCGGAAGTGAAATGTACTGCTGGTTTGCAGGCTTCCTGATTTCATTAACGATCAGTATGCTCTTGCTGATCAAAGCTACCCAGACGCTGCCCATCGGTACTGCTTATGCAGTATGGACGGGAATCGGAGCAGTGGGAACGGTTTTGATGGGCATTTTCTTTTTTAAAGATCCGGTGAGTTTCTGGAGGATCTTTTTTATCATTACGCTAATCGGTTCCGTCATAGGATTAAAAGCAGTTTCAAATTAA
- a CDS encoding Crp/Fnr family transcriptional regulator, with amino-acid sequence MDIEEILDRIYFLPEQSKVRLAKAVAEVSYPKNFVLMEGNKVVPYVYFIKKGMVRAYAATEDRDITFWFGKEGDPVVSMKSYVEDRPGYEHIELLEDCSLYRIETDRLKKLYEDDIHMANWGRRFAEKELVKTEEMILSRQFKTAAECYRDLMQDKPDLLQRVQLGHIASYLGISQVTLSRIRAEMK; translated from the coding sequence ATGGATATTGAAGAAATCCTGGACCGGATTTATTTTCTTCCTGAACAATCTAAAGTCAGGCTGGCAAAAGCTGTTGCTGAAGTTTCATATCCCAAAAATTTTGTACTGATGGAAGGCAATAAAGTTGTTCCCTATGTCTATTTTATCAAAAAAGGAATGGTACGTGCCTACGCCGCAACAGAAGACCGGGATATTACATTCTGGTTCGGCAAAGAGGGAGATCCGGTGGTTTCCATGAAAAGCTATGTGGAAGACCGGCCAGGCTATGAACATATAGAGCTCCTGGAAGACTGCAGCTTATATCGTATAGAAACAGACCGGCTGAAAAAATTGTATGAGGATGACATCCATATGGCCAACTGGGGCAGAAGATTTGCCGAAAAAGAACTGGTGAAAACGGAAGAAATGATCCTATCCAGGCAGTTTAAAACCGCTGCCGAATGCTACAGGGATCTGATGCAGGATAAGCCGGATCTGTTACAGCGCGTGCAGCTTGGGCATATCGCTTCGTATCTCGGGATCAGCCAGGTGACGCTGAGCAGGATCAGGGCGGAGATGAAATGA
- a CDS encoding LacI family DNA-binding transcriptional regulator: MKRASIKDIAKLAGVSVATVSYVLNKKEGSRIGEATREKILEIAETINYIPNKMARSLKTNKSKLIGLIVADISNDFYSGMARYIEDEAMKLGYTLLIGSSDENPAKFKKLTELFSEQQVDGMIIAPVMNSDETVQKLINDQFPVVTVDRYLTHTAVAGVRVNNDEVSEEVCRFLAGKKFKEIAYVGYDTRLPHLLDRQQGFEQQSEKEKVQIQKILVGLDNIAGEVHQGLDLYFQNSNNRKAVYFSSNKLAVAGLAYFIQKNIRVPEDVSVIAFDETDAYSLFPVEIDYIQQPLDEMAKTAVKLLDDQINGQPSRKSMIFPARLIHKKSVQ; encoded by the coding sequence ATGAAAAGAGCGTCCATTAAAGATATAGCAAAACTGGCCGGTGTTTCCGTGGCAACGGTTTCTTATGTCCTGAATAAAAAGGAAGGGAGCAGGATAGGAGAGGCGACCAGGGAAAAAATTTTGGAAATTGCTGAAACGATTAACTATATTCCCAACAAAATGGCCCGAAGCCTGAAAACGAATAAGAGCAAACTGATCGGATTGATCGTAGCTGATATTTCCAACGATTTTTATTCCGGAATGGCCAGATATATAGAAGACGAAGCCATGAAACTGGGCTATACACTCCTGATCGGCAGCTCAGATGAAAATCCCGCAAAATTTAAAAAGCTGACGGAACTTTTTTCGGAGCAGCAGGTGGACGGAATGATCATCGCACCGGTAATGAATTCGGATGAGACCGTACAGAAGCTGATCAATGATCAGTTCCCGGTTGTCACTGTAGACCGTTATCTTACCCATACAGCGGTTGCCGGGGTGCGGGTTAACAATGATGAGGTTTCGGAAGAGGTATGCCGGTTCCTTGCAGGTAAAAAATTTAAGGAGATCGCGTACGTAGGATACGATACCCGTTTGCCTCATCTGCTCGACAGGCAGCAGGGATTCGAGCAGCAAAGTGAAAAAGAAAAAGTGCAGATACAGAAAATTTTGGTGGGATTAGACAATATTGCCGGCGAAGTACACCAGGGCCTGGATCTGTATTTTCAAAACAGCAACAACAGAAAGGCTGTCTATTTTTCAAGCAATAAGCTTGCTGTGGCAGGACTGGCCTATTTTATACAGAAAAATATACGGGTACCGGAAGATGTTTCCGTTATTGCATTTGATGAAACAGATGCCTATTCGCTTTTTCCTGTTGAAATAGATTATATTCAGCAGCCGCTGGATGAAATGGCGAAAACAGCCGTAAAATTGCTCGATGATCAGATCAATGGTCAGCCTTCACGAAAAAGCATGATTTTTCCGGCCCGCTTAATTCATAAAAAATCAGTACAATAA
- a CDS encoding carbohydrate kinase family protein produces MIEQKPYVVCFGEVLWDIFPQGSRAGGAPFNAAYNIYKNGIDATVLSRVGNDALGEKLLKQISGWNMTTDFIQNDTDHPTSTVIASIDEHNEASYEIVNHVAWDYIDFLPEHKKLISEAGAFVFGSLSARNEKTRNTLFRLLEHAKLKIFDVNFRPPFIDITVVKELLHRADIVKMNKAEMRKIMQFLSEEFESEDESASYLQEHFNIHEIILTKGSKGARYFKGNRNYGFPAVPVTITDTVGSGDAFLAGFISKRIRNAGPEEIMNEATALGAFITSKPGACPDYETEEFQKFKASNNLLT; encoded by the coding sequence ATGATAGAACAGAAACCATATGTCGTTTGTTTCGGAGAAGTGCTCTGGGACATCTTTCCTCAGGGATCGAGGGCAGGAGGAGCTCCTTTTAATGCTGCATACAATATCTATAAAAACGGAATTGATGCCACGGTACTCAGCAGGGTAGGGAATGATGCTCTCGGCGAAAAGCTGCTGAAACAGATCAGCGGCTGGAATATGACCACCGATTTTATCCAGAATGATACAGATCACCCGACCAGTACCGTTATTGCCAGTATAGATGAGCACAACGAAGCCAGTTATGAGATCGTTAACCATGTAGCCTGGGATTATATTGATTTCCTTCCTGAGCACAAGAAGCTTATCTCAGAGGCAGGAGCTTTTGTTTTCGGGAGCCTTTCAGCCAGGAATGAAAAAACAAGAAATACATTGTTCCGGCTTCTGGAGCATGCAAAGCTTAAGATTTTCGATGTGAATTTCAGGCCGCCTTTCATCGATATTACCGTTGTTAAAGAACTGTTGCACCGCGCAGATATTGTTAAGATGAACAAAGCGGAAATGAGGAAGATCATGCAGTTCCTCAGCGAGGAGTTTGAAAGTGAGGATGAAAGTGCATCTTACCTGCAGGAACATTTCAATATCCATGAAATCATTCTGACCAAAGGAAGCAAGGGCGCCAGGTACTTTAAAGGCAACAGGAATTACGGTTTTCCGGCGGTTCCCGTAACGATCACCGACACGGTAGGCAGCGGCGATGCTTTCCTGGCCGGATTTATATCCAAAAGAATCCGGAATGCAGGTCCCGAAGAGATCATGAATGAAGCGACTGCACTCGGCGCATTCATCACCTCCAAGCCAGGGGCTTGTCCTGATTATGAAACTGAAGAATTTCAGAAGTTTAAGGCATCAAACAACCTGTTAACCTAA